A stretch of DNA from Schistocerca americana isolate TAMUIC-IGC-003095 chromosome 3, iqSchAmer2.1, whole genome shotgun sequence:
gagagagagagagagagagagagagagagagagcgcgagcgACCGCGCTATTGCTGCCTACCGGAGCTTCCCGCATGACAAGCCTTTGGTGTGAAAGTAACGGCCTTGCCTCCCAACTCCGTCGTCGTATGGTCTCAAGGACCTCGAGCGACCGTTCGCCGACTTCTTGCAGCGGAAAAGTGGAGCTGCTTGCCTGTCGTTTTATGTCGTAACTGTTGCTGGACTGGGCGTGGTTCCTGGAGTCACAGCTGACCTCCAACTAAGCAACGGGCGCTGGCATAGTTCAAAATGCGGTAGCTGGTAGGCATGGCGTGAATGTTATTGCGACCCCTATTTTACTTCAACACTTGATGCGAGTCGCATGTTGAGCTTAGACGCCAGCACTGTCCTTGTGATTAGTTGAAGACTGACAGGTCCACAGATTTTCTTATCTTGTCCTTAGGTAGATAGCTTCAAAAGCTATGGGATGTATACTCAGTATTAaggatatgttccaaataaaaaaaatttcatgcgAGAACAGCAGCATTGCGAACGCAAAATCAGCATTGTTCAAAGTCATCAAAAATCAAATTGAGAATGTCCATACATCACGGTTTGGAATTAAAGAGGAAACAAAGTGATTTTGCAGGATAAATCGTATGAGACGTTAATTCAGGTGTATAGTCACATGACAATTCATGTCAATAAGCGAAATTGTGAAGAAACTATATACCCCATGAAGAAAGAAAGCTATAGAACAGTGACTTGATGAGGCTGTTATAGAATAATGGACCATTTGCAACACTTGAATGAAATGATGCAATGGAATAATGAGTATGAAGTCAAATTATTTTCAAGAGCCCTAGATGATTTTCTCATATTCATATACTATGAACTGAAGGACGAATATTAATTAATGGGTTGTAGCTGAACCACCTTCGGTTTGCAGATGATGATTTACTGTTCACAGCAAGCACAGATAAACTCTAGCAATGAATTGAGGAACTTAACACAGTAGGTTCAAAAATATGAATACAAATAAAGtataaaaagaggaaaaaattaagATAGGTACAtctaaaagaaaatagaaaaaaataaacggTGAATTCATAAATAGTTCATGAGATTTTGTATTTACAGCAATTGAAGACAATGACTGGATTAATGGGAAAAGAGTAAAAACAAACTGTAGAGCTTGTAGTATCATGAGCTGTTTTTTAGTATACTAAGCTGAGTTTACCATTATGTCTAAAGAAAGAAAAGTTTATAACAAGTATGTTTATAAGTTTTGACTCGTGCCAGTGAGATGCGACTTTAAATGTAGAAACCTTTACTCAATGAGAAATGGGGGGATTGTGTTTGGGATTACTaggaaaaacaggaaaacaatggaTAAGAGAACAGGTTGCAGCGAAACATataattatgactgtaatgaaaCAGAAATGGAGGGGATactacatacactgtgtgatcaaaagtatccggacacccccaaaaacataagtttttcatattaggtgcattgtgctgccaccttctgccaggtactccatatcagcgacctaactcacagacttcgaacgtggtcaggtgattacgtgtcacttgagtcatacgccTGTACACGAATTTCCACACttttaaacatccctagatccactatttctgaagtgatagtgaagtggggacatgcacagaaagaaaaaaaaaacgcgtaCATGCCGAACTCGTCTGCTGACtgtcagagactgccgacagttgaacagcatcgtaatgtgtaagaggcacacatctatccataccgtcacacaggtattccaaacttcatcaggatccactgcaagtactaggacaggtaggcgggaggtgagaaaacttggatttcatggttgagtggctgctcataagccacacatcacgctggtaaatgctgaacgacgccttgcttggtgtaaggagcgaaaatgttggacgattgaatagtggaaaaatgttgtgtggagtgacgaatcacagtacacaatgtggcgatgtgatggcagggtgtgggtatggcgaatgcccggtgaacatcatctgccagagtgtgtagtgccaacagtaaaattcagaggtggtggtgttatggtgtggtcgtgtttttcatggaggggacttgcaccccttgttgtttcgtgcGGCATTGtcgcaacacaggcctacattggtgttttaagcaccttattgcttcccactgttgaagaggaattcggggatggcgattgcatctttcaacacaatcaagcacgtgttcataatgcaaggcctgtggcttAATGgtgacatgacaataacatccctgtaatggactggcctgcacagagttctgacctgaatcctatagaacacctttgagatgttttggaacgccaactttgtgctaggcgtcaccgactgacatcgatacctcttctcagtgcagcactccatgaagaatgggctgccattccccaagaaaccttccagcacatgattgaacatatgcctgcgagagtggaagctgccatcaaggctaagggtgggcgaacatcgtattgaattccagcattactgatggagggcgccacgaacttgtaattcattttcagctaagtgtccggatacttttgatcacatattgtataccCAGGTGAATGGATATTAGATGGGCCAAAGAAATTCATTGCTTTATGTAGAGAGGAAAAGACTTGAGAGGCAGCGTAATTGAAGGTACAGTTTGGCTTCATACAGCTGAAACACTGTAATGTGTGGAAACGTCAAGAGGAGGCCTCTATCCAGCAGTTGGTGTCTAATGGTTGATGGGGAAAAAATCTACAAATATCCTTTACCCAGCAGTGGGTGTCAGAtggctggtgctggtggtggtggtggtggtggtggtggtcatatAGTATAAAAGTATCATCTAATTTGATGCtcaaaaagtttgttgtaatgTAGTGTTCATCAcaagcatatttaatttttgttggaCTAATGCCAGAACATTACTTATCATAGGTCTGCacttcattgtttgtgttttgatgCCTTTTGCATCTGATGCATCAATTATTCATTTAGTTTCATGCATCATATGAAACAAACACCAGATACACGGATTGTCATAACTGATTCCCAGCAAATTGTCATAACTCAGATGCATGTTCGCAGAATTTCGACCACTTCAGATGGCTGGGCCATGatgatttatttttttataacACCTCTGCTCACATTTAATTGatactttttaaaaagctttagagGCGAATGTGAGAATCTTTTGTTTCATTGAAACCCACCTAAAATGAGAGTATGAAGCAGCCACTGACAGGAAAACCCTTgactgcgaggtcgcaagttcagtctgtAGTAAGGCTAATTTGAaactgttgtgttaacaattatgacaggaaaaatattagctgctaatgactgcATCATGAGGACACCAGAAAATCTGTTTCTGGGAGGTGTAGAGTCCAAACTTCTATATGAtttatgtatggcactttgcaaaATGGACATTGTcatcattcaagaaatgttcaaaacaaacattAACCTGCACTATGAACACTGAACGAAAAATCACATGCCACAATGACCACAGaggttcacaccatcaagatcAAAGGTAAACTGAACTCCTTGAGAGTTTCAAACCATGCAGGACATTCAGTTAGGTCTGCTGTTACAGGATCCGAATAGAATCATTAACGGGGTGATggtaactgatggaatgtgatggcatgcaactgaaCATGAAACAGTTTGTCATGGAGCTTACCTTGAAACTGGCTAACCtgtaaggcgtagctgcagatagtccgataatatgttttatagcgtgaaaaaaaaaacaaacatcgAGAGGCAGAATTTGTCCAGCAGTTCTATGTGGTGTGAATTGCAGTGTCGCACACTTTGCAGAAGTGCTTTGAAGGACTATGATTTTTATAAGCAGACTAGGAATGAAGTTACTTTGATCAAATCTTGGTCAaatcagtgctcataccatagttataGTTCTCTtgtgcccattttcccactcttgcttgctgtgacgtgtCGTGACTGCACTTGCATGATCATGCACATTAGAAAGAATTGTAGGGGGGCAGTGCACTTCCACTTTCTCGTAGCACTATAAATAAtgttccagccaatttaccatccagattaacagtttgTGTTatggcactgatgttagttgatcttggtaCATctgtcttggtacctctaatttccagagttcctttcatatgcatttcctcttctaaTCACAgttggtcagagttgaaaacaaatttcttactgtATGATGTGATTAGTTTGTTTATCtcgtctacaaattttcgggccaattccgcagtttgctgtgcattgtcaagttgacactttgtttgaaatttctttatgTTAAGTTTTTAATTCTGTAACACTGTTGGAAGTTatgcaaccactgcttcctttcctgAAAATATTTCATCTAAGATTTCTTTCTCACTTTGCAAAAGTGGGTTACTTTCTGACAAAATATCAATGTCAGCaaatgttgtagatataatgcaatgtttgctttgatataatgcaatgtttgctttgtttattgttgccattTCTCTGTTTTGTATCAACACCATTAGCACTGTAACACTGTTGTGAGTTGCTCATAGACTAAGCAGTTCTACTACACTCCAtcgcctcatgctgtgctcacagttggatacctccagtcttgccccctgttgccattagcacccaatattgtggttgcatgacaGTATATGGGACGTCAaatgccataaacatcattggccttttgcgagcTTGCACTTAAGGGATTCCTTGTGAGGCTTTAAGATGTCTTTCTGAATAGTTTAGTCAGGAGTCTACACAGCACATGTGACGTCCAAAGTGATCTGGTCATGTAAGGAAATACCTATGTCCATAAGTTTATCTAGGACTCAGCATAGGACTAAATTACCTGTGATACTATTAGTTTTAGCTTATTCACAGGGTTGGATGGCTGTAAAATGTATCAAATGAATAAGCAGTCAgattaaaagaaaactgaatctACTTTAATTATCATGTGTGCTTACTTGCtattatttcattgtaattatagCTATTTGTTTCTATTGCAGGTTCATCGTTGACATTTGCACCGTGGTGTCAGTCGTGGAAGTGAATAATGGCACCCACATCATGTCGCCACACTTTGATCTGGTCTCTGCCAACAGTTGCCCTTTTGCTCACTTTCCTCTGGTACAAAAGCAGAAGAGGATCATCGCGAAGTGACCCAGGGGGGACGGCTAAAGGGACTCGAAAAGCCAAGAAGCAGGAAGAGAGAACCAAAAATCGcacattgagtttgttggctgagGATAGTAAGAAAACAGTGAAGGAGGACATTTGTTCCACAAGTAAAGAACAACGAGTAATCAGAAAAGGTTCATCCACAACAGGAACAGTGGGTCTTGAGTTGGGACATCCAGAAGAACAACAAAGTGAAATTAATTTTGCTGCAAAAGTTATCGAGAAGCCATCTGTTGAAAATACTGTACCTCCCAGTGGAACGAACTTTTCCACTGATTCCAGTGAAATTATCTCGGTAGGAAAAAGCTCTCATGATTTAATAGTTGGAAAGTGTGATAACAGTGCTGATAATAAAAACTCGCTAATAGAGCTATCGGATACATCCAAACCAAGTTGTGCTATTAATATTACTAGTGACAGTAGGCTCAGTGCTGAAGAAAATAGTGGTAGCATAGAAGGATTGTTGGTGCACTGTGATCCAAAAGAATCAAACTTTGAAGTAAAAACGAACTGCGAGGGCGCTGTACTGCAAAGGGAAAGCTCTGAAATTGCTGTACCGACGGAAATAGACACTGCAATAGTTTTTCCACCGGAAAGTGACACACGAATTAGTGGACAATTGGAATCAGCTGCTGAGAGTGTTATATCTGATCCAAAGGAAATAACCTATGAAATAAGTAATTTACAGGAATCACTGAATGAGCCAGGTCTTGGGATAACTATCCCCACAGACGTACATACTGAGGTAGCTGTCCCCAAGGAAACAATCCTCGAGGTTCCTCCCGAAGACGAAACAATTTACGAAGTAGCTCTCCAAAAAGAAACGATTTACGAAGTAACTTTCGAAAAAGAAACAAACTCCGAGGCATCTGCCTCAGAGGAAAAGAATCCCGACATTACTGTGTTGCAGGAAACGGTCTCCGAGGTTACTGTTCCAAAGAACACAGTATTTGAAGTACCAGCTTCACAGGAAATAAACTCTGACATAATTGTTGCACAGGAAACGGACTGTGACTTAGTTGCTACACAGGAAATAACCTCCGACATAGTTTTTGCACAGGAAACTGACTGTGTCTTAGGTGCTGCTCAAGAAATAAACTCTGACGTAGTTGTTGCACAGGAAACGGAAACGGTCTGTGAGTTAGTTGCTAACCAAGAGGCTGACTTTGATGTAACTGTCCCACAGGAAGAGGACTCCAAAGTCATCATCCCACAGGAAACACACTTTGAGGTAACAGTCTCTCAAGACTGTCATCCTGGAAACACCATTGGTGATACCTATCATTCTGACACTTTCGAAAGTGAGGAGAATAACCTGAGTATTGGTAGTCAGTGTTCTGATTGTAGCCGTGTGTTGTATTCAAGCACATTTGCTGCAGGCAGTGAAGAAGTGATTTCTGCCACTGAGTGCAACGGTGCTGAGGACTTGCCCAGCAGTAATCTTACAGACAGACACACTGAAGAAGACACTATGCCAGAACCTGTAAGAGAGGACTGGACATTAGAGAAGAGCTCTGATATTCAGGTAGAGTCAACTTCTGAAACTCAGAGGAAAGATACAGATCAAACCTGTGGAGAAGATAACGAGTGTTCTCAAAACAAAGATTCAGCATCTGCACAGTCAGCCAGAATGCAGACACCTCCACCTGTAAAAGAAGTATCGGATGAGGCGGACACTGCAGCAACAGGCAGTAGCTGTGGTCTTGAAGGCAAGCTGGCTGCACTGGAGCTGGGAAAGGGTCGCGATTCAGCCAATCATAGCCCTGCAGAGGTTATGCTTGCCAGTCCATCGGCATCTAGCTACTCAGATGAGGTTAGTTACAATAGCTGTATGCTGCATGGGAACATAATTGGTATTCTTCTTGCTAGTTGTCATCAGTGGTATTTATAATTTTAAAGTGTCGTTTGTATCTTAGCATTACCAAATAAATTACTATGTTAAGTCTCAGCTACGAATGAAACACTAGTGCTcataagtgccggccggtgtggccgagcggttctaggcgcttcagtctggaactgcacgaccgctatggtcacaggttcgaatcctgccttgggcatgaatgtgtgtgatgtccttaggttagtttggtttaagtagttctaagttctaggggactgatgacatcaattattaagtcccatagtgctcagagccatttttgctctaAGTTTTTTGACATGTGTATTGTAAATTTTAAGACTATCGATAATACTTTGCGAAACTGCTTTGGCATTCTTAGGTATCCAACATATCATCACCTCCTTTCCTTTTAACTTGTTGCAGCCACCTCCTTTTCTTTTAACTTGTTGCAGGATGTTGTTTCAACATAATGGTTTATCATCATCCTTCAGTATTATAACCCATTAAGTGTCTGAACAACAGATGCCTGCAGCACTGGATTGGAAGGGGAAGCCAATGCCATTCATGGCTCTTTCTCTctcgtgctgtgctgtgctgtgctctctctctctctctctgtgtgtgtgtgtgtgtgtgtgtgtgtgtgtgtgtgtgtgtgtgcgcgcctatCCAATTCAAGGAGTACATTTCTTTCTTTCAACTAGACTGATGCTGTATCTTTTCTATGTACATTTGTTCAGATTTACAGGTGTGTGATGTAAGACATGAGTAAAATTCTCTATGTAAGATAAGAGATCCTTATAGATGTTGACAATCATTCTTAGCACCTACAAAATTTGTCTTGATTgcaatatatttattaaactttgttATGCACCATAGGTAATAGTTTTTAAAGTTTGTATACTTGGACTGCTTAGCCGTCATTTATGACACAGAAAACTGTTTCATTTTATCACCATTCCTACACCTGATCTTAATACTTATTTAATATCGAATAAGCTTTCTCACAGCTGTGAGAAGTTTTAGAAACAGTAAGTAAAGCTTATGTTGACGAATATCTGTATTGGCACTTCTAATATAAAGCAATAAATTATTAACCACTACTtattgaaacaaacaaacaaataaatagaaaaggatgtCTCATTAGTCCATCCCTCCTCTGTCCTCCCACAAATTATCTGGTTGTAGACGTTCAAGGATTAAAAATTTATGTTAGTTACATAGAAGTGAAAATGTTAGCTGTAGAACTGCACAACTGTTTAACAGCCTTCTGTATTTATAGGGGAAGATAACTATTTTCTTTGTAAGACAAAACCTAATTGATGAAATATAAAGCTACCAATAGGAGCAAAATAGCACCTATTTAAAGTAACTAAGTAAACATTTGTTTTCAACTAGCAGCTTTCTTTCCTATTTATTGGGTTAAATTTAACTGATGCAGTTGCAAATAGAGATAATTTTACTGTTCGTGCACCAAGTGCCGAAAAAGTTACGTGTTTAGACTATATTGCactaacacattgaaaatgtttacAGGGGTCAAGTGACAGTGGCAAGGGATGCAGTGATTTAGCAACACCACCATCACGTACTCCAGCAAGTGGCAGTTCTGTATCTGGAGATGCTACTGCCTTGTCTGTGTATGAGTTTGTCCTACCCCAGCACCTTGTGGGTCGTCTTATTGGCAGGCACGGGGCATTTGTACACCAAATTAAAGCGAAAACAAATGCAAGCATACTCATCAAGAGGCATCCAgacacacaaaaactgaaaatttgtgctgtggaAGGTATATCTTCAGATAGCTTTTTATGTATCTAGTTTTGTCTGTCAAAGAGTGATTTGCCCATATTTAGATGTCAGACTGAATATTTTGTTTCGCAACTACAATCATTTTCATTCTTACTTCGTTAGGGGTAGTGAAAAATTTGTAACTTATGTAATTCAAATTGATGAAATATTTGTTACTGCATACAGAAATATATGTGGGCATTAAGTTGTTAAAATGTTGTCATCCTTTCtctgagagagatagagagagagagagagagagagagagagagagagagagagagagatttccaaTTCAGCCAAAACTTGCATTGTGTGCTACTTGAACAGATGAAGTTAAATTtcacaatctccccccccccccccccccccccccctctctctctctctctctctctctctctctctctctctctctctctctctctctctctctgtctctgtctctcaccTCGCTTTTGTTCTCTCTGCATAGTTAcaaaaattaaatgtatttttatCATGCAATTTTATTGTTTTCTGCTCTCCAGTCAGATTTTTTACCACTTTTTTGTATGCTGAACAGTATGATGACATAATGACGTACATTTTTTTGACAAATGTGGTTAACTGTATTCAGTCTTTActtgttgatgatgtttggttcataCAACCACAATCTCTTTTTTTTGCATTTGGGATAAAAATTTGGAAGTTAGTCATGAAACAAAAGTTAATGTACATACTGTGTTTTTGTTGACTTGTGTATCATTTGTTAAAAATCTATCCTTAGGTACACAGCTCGATATTGAGAGCGCTCTTGAGATGATACGCAAGAAGTTTCCATTGAAGCACTATCCCAGTATAACTCTTGAGCAAGTGTGCTTTGTGCCACCTGTTACAGTATGTCCAATTTTACCAGAATGTTTGCAGGCAAGTATTAGCAAGCATATTGTCTATCTATTGTGCTTGAATCTTGAATGTTATTTCCTGTAACACAGGTCTCAAAATTTATGTcttgaaattttttcttaactatttTAGGTGAATCCAATGTTTTTTGATATACTAATTTCAGAAATGGTACGGGGTTCCCTGTATCGCATAgttttctcacaaagtaatgaagaAGGCTCAGAAAattcatacaaaacacacacattcagaaAACTTTATTAAAAAAGTGATAAAATCAGGCACTCCTAACATTATAATGAAGTATTATGTTCTTCACGTGTAATAAAAACGTACAAATCATAATATATTGTCTTTTTGCCCTCAAGCCTCTGTTTGGTGCACTGACCACGTACACACCCTGTGCAGCATCCAGCAATAGTCAGTTATCCTGCTGACATCGCATCGGTCCTGTTACCCACATTCCATGTGCTTTATTTGTTAACAGATCCCTTCTCCCTGTTTCGCACTAACAGCATGTAGATTTCTACAAAATGTCTGACATGAGAGTTCAGAATGTGCAGTTTCAACCTCATTGAGACATCCAGTCCACTGACGTTATTCAGTATGTTTCTTACTAATTATCATACTAATGTTCTTTgcagtatgaaattttcactcagcag
This window harbors:
- the LOC124607417 gene encoding A-kinase anchor protein 1, mitochondrial, with the translated sequence MAPTSCRHTLIWSLPTVALLLTFLWYKSRRGSSRSDPGGTAKGTRKAKKQEERTKNRTLSLLAEDSKKTVKEDICSTSKEQRVIRKGSSTTGTVGLELGHPEEQQSEINFAAKVIEKPSVENTVPPSGTNFSTDSSEIISVGKSSHDLIVGKCDNSADNKNSLIELSDTSKPSCAINITSDSRLSAEENSGSIEGLLVHCDPKESNFEVKTNCEGAVLQRESSEIAVPTEIDTAIVFPPESDTRISGQLESAAESVISDPKEITYEISNLQESLNEPGLGITIPTDVHTEVAVPKETILEVPPEDETIYEVALQKETIYEVTFEKETNSEASASEEKNPDITVLQETVSEVTVPKNTVFEVPASQEINSDIIVAQETDCDLVATQEITSDIVFAQETDCVLGAAQEINSDVVVAQETETVCELVANQEADFDVTVPQEEDSKVIIPQETHFEVTVSQDCHPGNTIGDTYHSDTFESEENNLSIGSQCSDCSRVLYSSTFAAGSEEVISATECNGAEDLPSSNLTDRHTEEDTMPEPVREDWTLEKSSDIQVESTSETQRKDTDQTCGEDNECSQNKDSASAQSARMQTPPPVKEVSDEADTAATGSSCGLEGKLAALELGKGRDSANHSPAEVMLASPSASSYSDEGSSDSGKGCSDLATPPSRTPASGSSVSGDATALSVYEFVLPQHLVGRLIGRHGAFVHQIKAKTNASILIKRHPDTQKLKICAVEGTQLDIESALEMIRKKFPLKHYPSITLEQVCFVPPVTVCPILPECLQLMLVEGVSNDVILSSLVTPGHFFLQQPTHPTFPALNRLNACMNVCYSEPNVPLLPSPVDPGVICAAPTMGGWYRAQIVSVEPETNVCEVKFVDYGGYLSLEHTALRQIRSDFMTLPFQASECFLANVIPAGGEEASWSADAAAVMEELTHGQVLQAQVCDYTEENIPNVFLYAVHCNQVVLVNQELVLRGLAEWWKPEDVNDVSCV